A section of the Roseivirga sp. BDSF3-8 genome encodes:
- the priA gene encoding primosomal protein N': MENNSPADSLLFADLILPVPIPKRFTYLVPEDMHADITEGARVVVAFGRQPVVTGVVERLHHTAPEAYEPKPIDELLDTQAIMHRRQFDLYDWMASYYLCTIGEVMAAALPSGLKLSTESFIQLHPHADAEAAMPDLSDKEVLLIDALLDQQVISYQDAAAILQIKSYPRILKILLEKGLILTYQEKRERFAPKTENRLRLAEEYAEDPGMLEALLPELERAPKQTDAVMKYLALVPVLQRPGANVAGIAKKSLTEADISPAAIRTLIQKEIFQEFKVTISRFGDLPEADQALPVLSELQAGARDEIIHLFDSKEAVLLHGITGSGKTEIYMDLIAKVLEQGQQVLYLLPEIALTTQIVRRLQAVFGERLGIYHSRHSANERVETWKGVLEGRFDFIVGVRSTVFLPFDNLGLVIVDEEHEPSYKQFDPAPRYHARDVALMLARQHHAKVLLGSATPSMETYALAIRNRIGYVELSSRYGEASLPDIHLVDTRLARKQKKMHGEFSPQLVEALTETFERKEQAIIFQNRRGYSYFISCEDCGWIPTCRQCAVSLTYHQFRNEMKCHYCGYKEKQPGVCPACGSAKLKTVGLGTEKLEEEIKLLLPEARVQRMDLDTTRTKYSFQQILEDFGQGYVDVLVGTQMVSKGLDFDNVSLVAVFDADRMLHFPDFRSQERTYHLISQVSGRAGRKNIAGRVIVQTGNPMQPLLQQVAAHDYQRMAELELDERKKYAYPPYVRLVKVTLKHADRERVEKAAQNLASLFRAAIDPQRVLGPVEPGIAKLRNQWLMEITIKLERDPGKGAAAKERLRQEVISLQQNKAYRSVQVVFDVDPV, from the coding sequence ATGGAAAATAACTCTCCCGCCGACTCCCTATTATTTGCAGACCTGATCCTGCCGGTGCCTATTCCCAAGCGATTCACCTACCTGGTACCGGAAGATATGCACGCCGATATTACAGAAGGGGCCAGAGTAGTTGTGGCATTTGGTCGCCAGCCGGTAGTAACCGGCGTAGTGGAGCGCCTGCACCATACAGCCCCCGAAGCCTATGAGCCTAAGCCTATTGATGAACTGCTTGACACACAGGCAATCATGCATCGCCGACAGTTTGACCTGTATGACTGGATGGCCTCATACTACCTCTGCACTATTGGGGAAGTGATGGCGGCGGCTCTTCCTTCCGGACTGAAATTAAGCACCGAGTCGTTCATTCAGCTACACCCTCATGCCGATGCGGAGGCGGCCATGCCCGATTTATCTGATAAGGAGGTGTTACTTATTGATGCCCTGCTGGATCAGCAGGTAATCAGCTACCAGGACGCCGCTGCCATATTGCAGATTAAGAGCTATCCGCGAATACTGAAAATACTACTGGAGAAGGGGCTGATACTGACCTACCAGGAAAAACGTGAGCGATTTGCCCCTAAAACGGAAAACCGCCTGCGGCTGGCTGAGGAATATGCGGAGGATCCCGGTATGCTGGAGGCTTTACTGCCTGAGTTAGAGCGCGCGCCAAAGCAGACAGACGCTGTAATGAAATACCTGGCTCTGGTACCTGTACTGCAAAGGCCGGGGGCTAATGTGGCCGGCATTGCCAAAAAAAGCCTCACCGAGGCAGACATCTCCCCTGCTGCCATCCGTACTCTCATTCAAAAAGAGATTTTTCAGGAATTCAAGGTAACCATAAGCCGCTTTGGAGACCTGCCGGAAGCCGACCAGGCTTTACCCGTCCTTTCAGAGCTTCAGGCGGGTGCCCGTGATGAGATTATCCATCTGTTTGACAGCAAAGAGGCGGTCCTGCTGCACGGCATAACGGGCAGTGGCAAAACAGAAATATACATGGACCTGATAGCCAAGGTCCTGGAGCAAGGTCAGCAAGTACTTTATCTGCTTCCGGAGATTGCCCTTACCACCCAAATCGTAAGGAGGCTGCAGGCCGTCTTTGGCGAGAGGCTAGGCATATACCACTCCCGCCACTCGGCCAATGAACGGGTAGAAACCTGGAAAGGGGTGCTGGAAGGGCGCTTTGATTTTATCGTCGGGGTACGGTCCACAGTGTTCCTTCCTTTTGATAACCTGGGCCTGGTGATAGTTGATGAAGAACATGAGCCCAGCTACAAGCAGTTTGATCCTGCCCCCCGGTATCATGCCCGCGACGTCGCGCTGATGCTGGCCCGCCAGCATCATGCAAAGGTATTGTTAGGCTCAGCCACTCCCTCTATGGAAACTTATGCCTTGGCCATCCGCAACCGAATCGGGTATGTGGAGCTATCCAGCCGCTACGGGGAGGCCAGCCTGCCTGATATACACCTGGTGGACACCCGGCTGGCACGCAAGCAGAAAAAAATGCATGGCGAGTTTTCGCCCCAACTGGTAGAAGCCCTCACCGAAACCTTTGAAAGAAAAGAACAGGCCATCATATTCCAGAACCGGCGGGGTTACAGTTATTTCATTTCCTGTGAAGACTGTGGGTGGATTCCTACCTGCCGGCAATGTGCAGTAAGCCTCACCTACCACCAGTTTCGTAACGAAATGAAATGCCACTACTGCGGCTACAAAGAAAAGCAGCCCGGGGTATGCCCTGCCTGTGGCTCAGCCAAGCTGAAAACGGTAGGCCTGGGTACTGAAAAACTGGAGGAAGAAATAAAACTGCTCCTACCTGAAGCCAGGGTTCAACGGATGGACCTGGACACTACACGGACAAAATATAGCTTTCAGCAAATACTGGAAGACTTCGGCCAGGGCTATGTGGATGTATTGGTGGGTACTCAAATGGTGAGCAAAGGGCTGGATTTTGATAATGTGAGCCTGGTAGCAGTCTTTGATGCTGACAGGATGCTGCATTTCCCTGATTTCAGAAGCCAGGAGCGTACCTATCACCTCATCAGCCAGGTTAGCGGACGTGCGGGACGTAAAAACATTGCCGGCAGGGTCATTGTGCAGACTGGCAACCCTATGCAGCCGCTACTACAACAGGTGGCCGCACACGATTATCAACGCATGGCTGAACTGGAACTGGATGAAAGGAAAAAATACGCTTACCCTCCTTATGTACGGCTGGTAAAAGTCACGCTGAAACATGCTGACAGGGAACGGGTGGAAAAAGCTGCGCAGAATCTGGCAAGCCTTTTCAGGGCTGCCATAGACCCTCAGCGGGTCCTTGGCCCGGTAGAGCCTGGCATAGCCAAACTGAGAAACCAATGGCTGATGGAGATTACAATCAAGCTGGAGCGGGACCCCGGCAAGGGCGCCGCAGCAAAAGAAAGGCTGAGGCAGGAAGTAATTTCTCTGCAGCAAAATAAGGCCTACCGCTCAGTACAGGTGGTTTTTGATGTGGATCCGGTTTAA
- a CDS encoding peptidoglycan-binding protein: MKPMITLLAVMDLPVVDILGMGTAGLGFLLAFLSFRMLTKEQGRDMVRQPMLFAIYIFMIFSIALCGFGLVSQPLLAKGDNEGNEPTDCRLEVDQAEKKLEECKRVNEEALTPATLALISGEYFDASMSKDSLIAQVRALTEAGNELINHRRQYAYTLFELEMQMHGQNINLRLENSTPPATIRSIQVALQGLERYNGPINGDRQATYEAVVRFQQWLNQVNNQNDSPYIRPANYGIFGFRTLEALRTQYRLSSNQG, from the coding sequence ATGAAACCAATGATTACTCTCCTGGCCGTAATGGACCTGCCTGTGGTAGATATACTAGGCATGGGTACCGCAGGACTGGGCTTTTTGCTGGCCTTCCTGTCTTTCCGTATGCTTACCAAAGAGCAGGGCCGGGACATGGTACGTCAGCCAATGCTGTTTGCTATTTACATTTTCATGATATTCAGCATTGCTTTATGCGGATTCGGCCTCGTAAGTCAGCCCCTTTTGGCAAAAGGCGATAATGAAGGGAACGAACCCACAGACTGCCGCCTGGAAGTAGACCAGGCTGAAAAGAAACTCGAGGAATGTAAAAGAGTGAATGAAGAGGCATTAACACCTGCGACACTGGCGCTGATTTCCGGTGAATACTTTGATGCCTCCATGAGCAAAGATAGCCTGATAGCACAAGTGCGGGCGCTGACCGAAGCGGGAAATGAGCTAATCAACCATCGCCGGCAATATGCCTATACCCTGTTTGAGCTTGAAATGCAGATGCACGGTCAAAATATAAACCTGCGCCTGGAAAACAGCACGCCCCCCGCGACTATCCGTAGCATTCAGGTGGCACTGCAAGGGCTGGAAAGATATAATGGCCCGATAAATGGCGACCGCCAAGCCACCTACGAAGCGGTGGTACGCTTTCAGCAATGGCTGAACCAGGTAAACAACCAAAACGACTCACCTTATATAAGGCCTGCCAACTATGGTATATTTGGCTTTCGTACCCTGGAGGCACTTCGCACGCAGTACCGCCTTAGCAGCAACCAGGGATAA
- a CDS encoding ABC transporter permease encodes MKRLRWLIRMAYRDSRRSRSRLLLFLSSIVLGIAALVAIGSFGDNLKGDIERETKGLLGADLVVRTNQEPGDTLQMWLDSLDADEMASEVEFNNMVLFQGAGTKLMEVRGLSGPFPFYGDFETDPATASASYLNDGGALVDEAVMKEMGLQPGDSVRVGEYWFKVAGTLLDIPGSSTFSRSFTPPLIIPGRLVDSTGLLEAGSRASYKYYLRYDDETRPDKLVEKYEKRMRLDDIRTTTVEERKERLRRNFDQLTGFLNLVAFIALLLGCIGVASTVHVYIRSKIPYVAVLRCLGAKGADAFFIFLIQIGTMGLIGSVIGAILGSLLQYVIPSIFQGMLTVEVSTGLSALAIIQGILTGFFISILFALLPLLSIRQVSPLVTLRAAYEPTTSKRDWLRWTVILAVVLFVFIFAFVQTGEWTEAGLFTLFICFAYLILFGSGRLLMWAVRRFIPAGWPYVYRQGVANLYRPQNQTIVLLISIGLGTGMLASLVFVQHMLLDELRFADGANKANFILYDIQQAQRDGVVEILDSAGLPLLTEVPVVTTRISGINNRSRQALLADTTDDYSDRSLSWEYRITFRDELTPSEKITEGKWRGQVQNPGDSVFISLDQEFAERLGVVIGDKITWNIQGLPVDTYVGSFREINWTEVDANFMVLFPSGVLEKAPHFTLVFTRVSSDEVATDIQQAVVSKFSNVTIINLGRMFDKASEIVDKMAFVIRFMALFSILTGLIVLIASVLISRFQRIRESVLLRTIGASRKQIWLIQLFEYLFLGSLAVFTGILLAALASALLAVFVFNITFSLPWLSLLLIFIVITGLTVGIGLFNSREVVSRPPLAVLRKEV; translated from the coding sequence ATGAAAAGACTACGCTGGCTTATTCGAATGGCCTATCGTGATAGCCGCAGGTCACGGTCCCGCCTTCTGTTATTCCTTTCCTCTATTGTTCTGGGCATAGCTGCTCTTGTAGCCATCGGGTCATTTGGTGATAACCTGAAGGGAGACATAGAGCGGGAAACCAAAGGCCTGCTGGGGGCTGACCTGGTGGTACGCACTAACCAGGAGCCGGGCGATACGCTGCAAATGTGGCTGGACTCACTGGATGCTGATGAAATGGCCTCTGAGGTAGAGTTTAATAATATGGTGCTCTTTCAGGGGGCAGGTACTAAGCTGATGGAAGTACGGGGCCTGAGTGGACCATTTCCTTTTTATGGAGATTTTGAGACTGATCCTGCCACTGCTTCGGCATCTTACCTGAATGATGGAGGGGCACTTGTAGATGAGGCTGTAATGAAGGAAATGGGCTTGCAGCCCGGTGACTCGGTCAGGGTAGGGGAGTATTGGTTTAAGGTGGCCGGTACTCTGCTGGATATACCCGGCTCATCCACTTTTTCGCGAAGCTTTACACCGCCATTAATTATTCCTGGCCGGTTAGTGGATAGTACCGGATTGCTGGAAGCAGGAAGCAGAGCTTCATATAAGTACTACCTGAGGTATGACGATGAAACCAGGCCTGATAAGCTAGTGGAAAAATATGAAAAACGCATGCGGTTGGATGACATCCGTACCACGACTGTGGAGGAACGAAAGGAGCGCCTGCGTCGTAACTTCGATCAGCTTACCGGGTTTTTAAACCTTGTGGCCTTTATCGCCCTGCTGCTTGGTTGTATCGGTGTAGCGAGTACGGTGCATGTATACATACGGAGTAAGATCCCCTACGTAGCCGTATTAAGGTGCCTGGGCGCTAAGGGAGCGGATGCTTTCTTCATCTTCCTGATCCAGATAGGTACTATGGGCCTCATTGGTAGTGTAATAGGGGCTATACTTGGTAGCTTGCTGCAATACGTCATCCCAAGTATTTTCCAGGGTATGCTTACTGTGGAGGTAAGTACAGGCCTTAGTGCTCTTGCTATCATTCAGGGGATACTCACCGGCTTCTTCATCTCAATACTGTTTGCGCTACTTCCTCTGCTAAGTATCAGGCAGGTGTCTCCTTTGGTTACGCTGAGGGCTGCATACGAGCCCACCACTTCCAAGCGGGACTGGCTGCGATGGACTGTTATTCTGGCAGTGGTATTGTTCGTGTTTATATTTGCTTTTGTCCAAACCGGAGAGTGGACAGAGGCAGGGCTGTTTACTTTATTTATTTGCTTTGCCTACCTCATATTATTTGGTTCCGGGCGCCTGCTTATGTGGGCTGTTCGCCGGTTTATTCCAGCCGGGTGGCCTTATGTATACCGGCAGGGGGTAGCTAATCTTTACAGGCCACAGAATCAAACTATTGTACTGCTTATATCTATCGGGCTGGGAACGGGTATGCTTGCAAGCCTCGTGTTTGTGCAGCATATGCTCCTTGACGAGCTACGCTTTGCAGACGGGGCAAATAAGGCAAACTTTATCTTATACGACATACAACAGGCACAGCGTGACGGGGTGGTGGAAATCCTGGATAGTGCCGGGTTGCCTCTGCTTACGGAGGTGCCCGTGGTTACCACCCGTATCTCGGGTATAAATAACCGAAGCAGGCAGGCCCTGCTGGCTGATACCACTGATGACTATAGTGACCGTAGCCTGAGCTGGGAATATCGCATCACCTTTCGTGATGAGCTTACGCCTTCTGAAAAAATCACTGAGGGCAAATGGAGAGGACAGGTACAGAATCCGGGTGATTCTGTGTTTATCTCCCTTGACCAGGAGTTTGCGGAACGTCTCGGTGTGGTCATAGGTGATAAGATCACCTGGAACATTCAGGGGTTGCCTGTGGATACTTATGTAGGTAGTTTCCGGGAGATAAACTGGACGGAGGTAGATGCAAACTTCATGGTGCTGTTTCCTTCGGGTGTGCTTGAAAAGGCCCCCCATTTTACCCTGGTTTTCACCAGAGTGTCTTCAGATGAAGTAGCTACGGACATACAACAGGCTGTCGTTAGTAAATTCTCTAATGTGACGATTATCAACCTGGGAAGGATGTTTGATAAGGCCAGTGAAATTGTGGATAAAATGGCCTTCGTAATACGTTTTATGGCCTTATTTAGCATACTAACAGGGCTTATCGTACTTATAGCCTCGGTACTCATCAGTCGTTTTCAGCGTATCCGGGAGAGCGTACTGCTACGTACCATTGGTGCCAGCCGTAAGCAAATATGGCTCATTCAGCTATTCGAATACCTTTTCCTGGGTAGTCTGGCTGTTTTTACCGGAATATTGCTCGCGGCCCTGGCCAGTGCACTGCTCGCTGTTTTTGTCTTTAATATTACCTTCAGTCTGCCCTGGTTGTCGCTTTTACTTATCTTTATCGTCATTACCGGCCTCACTGTGGGTATCGGTTTGTTTAATAGCCGGGAGGTGGTGAGCAGACCTCCCCTGGCTGTGCTCCGTAAAGAAGTATGA
- a CDS encoding arylesterase, with translation MKTLKLSLALLFLLMWGCQEESNRKTSSSENNTSGQLTEADNEPAPEQGSKVILFFGNSLTAGYGVETEEAFPALIQDRLDSLGLNYKTVNAGVSGETTAGGLARIDWVLERYEPDIFVLELGANDGLRGQSLEQAEQNLQGIIDQVKETYPGVKLVLAGMMIPPNYGQDYAEKFRAIYSRLAQQNNLSLIPFLLDGVGGNPELNQDDGIHPTVAGHKVVAQNVWKILEPIVEQKVEAVP, from the coding sequence ATGAAAACATTGAAACTGAGCCTGGCCCTGTTATTTCTATTGATGTGGGGATGCCAGGAAGAAAGTAACCGCAAGACCAGCAGCTCTGAGAATAATACCAGCGGACAGTTGACCGAAGCAGATAATGAGCCTGCCCCTGAGCAAGGCAGTAAGGTTATTCTCTTCTTCGGCAATAGCCTGACCGCCGGTTATGGAGTAGAAACAGAAGAGGCTTTCCCGGCACTCATACAAGACAGGCTGGACAGCCTGGGCCTCAACTATAAAACCGTAAATGCAGGAGTAAGCGGAGAAACCACGGCAGGGGGGCTGGCCAGAATTGACTGGGTACTGGAGCGGTATGAGCCCGATATTTTCGTACTTGAGTTGGGAGCTAATGATGGCCTAAGAGGCCAGTCACTGGAGCAGGCCGAGCAGAATCTGCAGGGAATAATAGACCAGGTGAAAGAAACCTACCCCGGCGTAAAGCTGGTGTTAGCAGGGATGATGATCCCCCCTAACTACGGGCAGGATTACGCAGAAAAATTCAGGGCTATCTATAGCAGACTGGCACAGCAAAATAACTTATCTCTGATTCCCTTTCTGCTCGATGGGGTAGGCGGAAACCCTGAGCTCAACCAGGATGATGGCATCCACCCCACCGTGGCAGGACACAAGGTAGTAGCACAGAATGTCTGGAAAATTCTGGAACCCATTGTGGAGCAAAAAGTAGAGGCTGTCCCCTGA
- a CDS encoding YccF domain-containing protein produces MKTLLNLLWLVLGGIAVFLEYAWGGLVLCLTIVGIPFGLQTWKLGIAQLMPFGKKVERTGGLFVVNAFFNIIWIIFAGIWIALTHLVLGIGLCITIIGIPFGIQHFKLMRLSFAPFGYDLREEY; encoded by the coding sequence ATGAAAACTTTACTGAACCTCCTTTGGCTGGTGCTGGGGGGAATTGCCGTTTTTCTTGAATATGCCTGGGGTGGGCTTGTACTTTGCCTTACCATAGTCGGTATTCCATTTGGGCTACAAACATGGAAGCTTGGTATTGCTCAACTGATGCCATTCGGCAAGAAGGTGGAGCGTACCGGAGGGCTGTTTGTGGTCAATGCCTTTTTTAATATCATCTGGATCATATTTGCCGGTATCTGGATAGCGCTGACGCATCTGGTGCTGGGAATAGGGTTATGTATAACCATCATAGGTATTCCTTTTGGTATTCAGCATTTCAAATTAATGCGGCTTAGTTTTGCGCCCTTCGGGTATGACCTCAGAGAAGAATATTAG
- a CDS encoding ABC transporter ATP-binding protein — MLKVDRLTKIYSSGSHDVTVLQDVSFEVPSGSTFSIVGPSGSGKTTLLGLCAGLDSASSGSVTLNGIALQDLSEDQRASVRNEHVGFIFQNFQLLPTLTALENVMVPMELSGQTKAAGYARELLEKVGLGERVDHYPAQLSGGEQQRVALARAFANKPAILFADEPTGNLDEETGELVETMLFDLNRETGTTLVLVTHDLELARRTHHIVRLKGGKLIESLQGQFQPTITTDI; from the coding sequence ATGCTTAAAGTAGACCGATTAACTAAGATATATTCAAGTGGCTCCCACGATGTGACGGTACTTCAGGATGTTTCATTTGAGGTGCCATCAGGTTCCACGTTCTCAATCGTGGGGCCATCGGGTAGTGGTAAAACCACCCTGCTTGGACTCTGTGCGGGCCTTGATAGTGCCAGTAGCGGATCGGTCACCTTAAATGGTATAGCCCTTCAGGACCTTTCGGAGGACCAGAGAGCATCGGTAAGAAATGAGCATGTAGGATTTATTTTTCAGAATTTCCAATTACTGCCTACGCTTACGGCATTGGAGAATGTAATGGTGCCCATGGAGTTATCCGGACAGACCAAAGCAGCGGGATACGCAAGGGAGCTATTAGAAAAAGTAGGCCTTGGAGAGCGGGTGGACCATTACCCGGCACAGCTTTCCGGCGGCGAGCAGCAGCGGGTGGCTTTGGCCAGAGCATTTGCCAATAAGCCTGCTATACTCTTTGCAGATGAGCCTACAGGTAACCTGGATGAAGAAACAGGCGAACTGGTAGAAACTATGCTATTTGACCTGAACCGTGAAACGGGTACTACGCTGGTACTGGTGACTCATGACCTGGAACTCGCCCGCCGTACCCACCACATTGTCCGGCTAAAAGGTGGTAAGCTTATCGAAAGCCTGCAGGGGCAGTTTCAACCTACCATTACCACTGACATTTAA